The following proteins are co-located in the Pyxicephalus adspersus chromosome Z, UCB_Pads_2.0, whole genome shotgun sequence genome:
- the SFT2D3 gene encoding vesicle transport protein SFT2C — MADLGRQLQEYVAQNKAGNSGNAPSVSSSTGERTEGGWKAWISPTSTGLTWSWTPVDSDPFLPGMSGSQRLIGAALCAGMATFCFALAGLYVPLLLLRARKFAMLWSMGSLLGLCAATLLRGPSRLLREPDPWFLLYIVALGGTLYSALGIRSTPLTVLGAAVQIVTGAALLLGMLPGGAAGRRYISGLCGSLVKKGVSRALPV, encoded by the coding sequence ATGGCTGATCTTGGTAGACAATTGCAGGAGTACGTGGCTCAGAATAAAGCTGGAAATAGTGGCAATGCTCCTTCAGTCTCTTCATCCACCGGGGAGCGCACAGAAGGAGGGTGGAAGGCCTGGATTTCCCCAACCAGCACTGGATTGACATGGTCATGGACTCCTGTGGATTCAGACCCCTTCCTGCCAGGGATGTCAGGGTCTCAGAGGTTAATTGGAGCTGCATTGTGTGCAGGAATGGcaactttttgttttgccttgGCAGGCTTGTACGTGCCCCTGCTGCTGCTGCGTGCCCGAAAATTTGCCATGTTATGGTCCATGGGGTCCCTCTTGGGCCTTTGTGCTGCCACACTCTTGCGGGGCCCCAGTCGCCTCCTCAGAGAGCCTGATCCGTGGTTTCTTCTATACATAGTAGCTCTTGGTGGAACACTGTACTCCGCTCTGGGGATCCGCAGTACTCCACTCACTGTGCTGGGGGCTGCTGTGCAGATTGTCACTGGAGCTGCCCTCTTGCTGGGGATGCTCCCAGGTGGAGCCGCTGGGAGACGATATATAAGTGGACTTTGTGGAAGCTTGGTCAAGAAAGGAGTCTCCAGAGCCCTGCCAGTATGA